The region TTACGGGGCACGTCCCGCCGTGCGGACAGCGCGCCACCGTCGTGGCCGGGCGCGCAGTTCCCCGCGCCCCTGTGGGGCACCCCCTTGCCGCAGGGGGCCGCGCAACCTCCGCGTCCGGGGGAGGCGTACCCCTTGGCGGAGGGGAGCCGCAGGGCCGCGGCAGCGGAGGCGTACCCCCTGCCGGAGGGGGCACAGGGGGGGTACCGCGGGACCTCGGTGTCCTCCCGGAGGGAAGGGTGTTCAGGTGAAGCGGGACCAGAGTTGGGGGAAGCGCGCGGCCATCGCGGACTCCTCGTCGAAGTCGAGGGGCTCGCCCTCGGGACGGTCCTGGTGGGGGAGGTCGAGATCGGGGAGCCGGACAGCGGTCAGCTGCTCGTACGCCTCATCCGCGGCATAGCCGAGATCCTCCGCGTCCCCGTCCGCGTCCGCGTCGAAGTCCGCGACGAGGAAGGCGAGGTCGTCGGGGGAGTGCAGCGCGCCCTCGAAGACGTGCCGGCCCTGGCCGATGAGCCAGCAGCGGAAGTAGTCGAAGGACTCCTCGTCCGCCCCGCCGAGCATGATGTCGGCGGCTCCCCACAGGTCCCAGCGGAAGGCCCGGATGAAGCGGGTCTCGAAGTGCCGCGCGAAGTCGATCACCGCTTCGGGGTCGAGCTGGGCAAGACGCTCGACGAGCAGGTCGGCATGGTCCTCCGGATCGCCGCCCGCCGCCTCGCG is a window of Streptomyces sp. NBC_01477 DNA encoding:
- a CDS encoding DUF4240 domain-containing protein, which encodes MDETQFWEIVDSTREAAGGDPEDHADLLVERLAQLDPEAVIDFARHFETRFIRAFRWDLWGAADIMLGGADEESFDYFRCWLIGQGRHVFEGALHSPDDLAFLVADFDADADGDAEDLGYAADEAYEQLTAVRLPDLDLPHQDRPEGEPLDFDEESAMAARFPQLWSRFT